One region of Desmodus rotundus isolate HL8 chromosome 11, HLdesRot8A.1, whole genome shotgun sequence genomic DNA includes:
- the PSMB1 gene encoding proteasome subunit beta type-1 has protein sequence MSSCAAVSWGPGQNLVMEPQSAGPVQLRFSPYAFNGGTILAIAGEDFSIVASDTRLSEGFSIHSRDSPKCYKLTDKTVIGCSGFHGDCLTLTKIIEARLKMYKHSNNKAMTTGAIAAMLSTILYSRRFFPYYVYNIIGGLDEEGKGAVYSFDPVGSYQRDSFKAGGSASAMLQPLLDNQVGFKNMQNVEHVPLTLDRAMRLVKDVFISAAERDVYTGDTLKICIVTKDGIREETVPLRRD, from the exons ATGTCGTCCTGTGCAGCGGTGTCCTGGGGCCCCGGCCAAAATCTGGTGATGGAGCCGCAAAGCGCCGGCCCAGTGCAGCTGCGCTTCTCGCCCTACGCTTTCAACGGAGG TACGATATTGGCAATTGCTGGAGAAGATTTTTCAATTGTTGCTTCTGATACTCGATTGAGTGAAGGCTTTTCCATCCACAGCCGTGACAGCCCCAAATGTTACAAGTT AACAGATAAAACAGTCATTGGATGCAGCGGTTTCCATGGAGACTGCCTTACCCTGACGAAGATCATCGAAGCGAGACTGAAG ATGTACAAACACTCCAACAACAAGGCCATGACCACGGGGGCCATCGCTGCGATGCTGTCCACGATCCTCTACTCACGGCGCTTCTTCCCCTACTACGTCTACAACATCATTGGGGGGCTGGACGAGGAAG GGAAGGGGGCCGTGTACAGCTTCGACCCGGTGGGGTCCTACCAGAGGGACTCCTTCAAGGCCGGAGGGTCAGCGAGCGCCATGCTGCAGCCCCTGCTGGACAACCAG GTTGGCTTTAAGAACATGCAGAACGTGGAGCACGTCCCACTGACCTTAGACAGAGCCATGCGGCTCGTGAAGGACGTCTTCATCTCTGCTGCTGAGAGGGACGTGTACACCGGGGACACGCTCAAGATCTGCATCGTGACCAAGGATGGCATCCGGGAGGAGACCGTCCCCCTGAGGAGGGACTGA
- the TBP gene encoding TATA-box-binding protein isoform X2: MPALGATGAMTPGIPIFSPMMPYGTGLTPQPIQNTNSLSILEEQQRQQQQQQQQQQQQQPPPAQPAAVTTVTAAVQQSATQQATQGPSGQTPQLYHSQTLTTAPLPGTTPLYPSPMTPMTPITPATPASESSGIVPQLQNIVSTVNLGCKLDLKTIALRARNAEYNPKRFAAVIMRIREPRTTALIFSSGKMVCTGAKSEEQSRLAARKYARVVQKLGFPAKFLDFKIQNMVGSCDVKFPIRLEGLVLTHQQFSSYEPELFPGLIYRMIKPRIVLLIFVSGKVVLTGAKVRAEIYEAFENIYPILKGFRKTT; this comes from the exons ATGCCCGCACTTGGGGCCACG GGCGCCATGACTCCCGGGATCCCCATCTTCAGTCCCATGATGCCGTACGGCACAGGGCTGACTCCACAGCCCATTCAGAACACCAACAGTCTGTCCATCCTGGaggagcagcagcggcagcagcagcagcagcagcagcagcagcagcagcagcagccaccacccGCCCAGCCGGCGGCGGTGACCACAGTGACAGCTGCTGTTCAGCAGTCAGCGACCCAGCAGGCGACTCAAGGACCCTCAGGACAGACACCCCAGCTCTACCACTCACAGACTCTTACGACGGCACCCTTGCCGGGCACCACACCCCTGTACCCCTCACCCATGACCCCCATGACGCCCATCACGCCTGCCACGCCGGCCTCAGAGAGCTCGGGGATCGTGCCACAGCTGCA aaatattGTATCCACAGTCAATCTTGGTTGTAAACTTGACCTGAAGACCATTGCACTGCGTGCCCGAAATGCTGAATATAATCCCAAG CGCTTCGCTGCTGTGATCATGAGGATCCGGGAGCCTCGCACGACGGCGCTGATCTTCAGTTCCGGGAAGATGGTGTGCACGGGCGCCAAGAG TGAAGAGCAGTCCCGCCTTGCAGCGAGGAAGTATGCCAGGGTCGTGCAGAAGCTGGGCTTCCCAGCCAAGTTCCTGGACTTCAAGATCCAGAACATGGTGGGCAGCTGTGACGTGAAGTTCCCCATCCGGCTGGAAGGCCTCGTGCTGACCCACCAGCAGTTCAGCAG TTATGAGCCAGAGTTATTTCCTGGTTTAATCTACAGAATGATCAAACCCAGAATTGTTctccttatttttgtttctggaaaAGTTGTACTAACAG GTGCTAAGGTCAGAGCAGAAATTTATGAAGCCTTTGAAAACATCTACCCGATCCTCAAGGGCTTCAGGAAGACCACGTAA
- the TBP gene encoding TATA-box-binding protein isoform X1, producing the protein MDQNSSLPPYAQGLASPQGAMTPGIPIFSPMMPYGTGLTPQPIQNTNSLSILEEQQRQQQQQQQQQQQQQPPPAQPAAVTTVTAAVQQSATQQATQGPSGQTPQLYHSQTLTTAPLPGTTPLYPSPMTPMTPITPATPASESSGIVPQLQNIVSTVNLGCKLDLKTIALRARNAEYNPKRFAAVIMRIREPRTTALIFSSGKMVCTGAKSEEQSRLAARKYARVVQKLGFPAKFLDFKIQNMVGSCDVKFPIRLEGLVLTHQQFSSYEPELFPGLIYRMIKPRIVLLIFVSGKVVLTGAKVRAEIYEAFENIYPILKGFRKTT; encoded by the exons ATGGATCAGAACAGCAGCCTGCCGCCCTacgcccagggcctggcctccccCCAG GGCGCCATGACTCCCGGGATCCCCATCTTCAGTCCCATGATGCCGTACGGCACAGGGCTGACTCCACAGCCCATTCAGAACACCAACAGTCTGTCCATCCTGGaggagcagcagcggcagcagcagcagcagcagcagcagcagcagcagcagcagccaccacccGCCCAGCCGGCGGCGGTGACCACAGTGACAGCTGCTGTTCAGCAGTCAGCGACCCAGCAGGCGACTCAAGGACCCTCAGGACAGACACCCCAGCTCTACCACTCACAGACTCTTACGACGGCACCCTTGCCGGGCACCACACCCCTGTACCCCTCACCCATGACCCCCATGACGCCCATCACGCCTGCCACGCCGGCCTCAGAGAGCTCGGGGATCGTGCCACAGCTGCA aaatattGTATCCACAGTCAATCTTGGTTGTAAACTTGACCTGAAGACCATTGCACTGCGTGCCCGAAATGCTGAATATAATCCCAAG CGCTTCGCTGCTGTGATCATGAGGATCCGGGAGCCTCGCACGACGGCGCTGATCTTCAGTTCCGGGAAGATGGTGTGCACGGGCGCCAAGAG TGAAGAGCAGTCCCGCCTTGCAGCGAGGAAGTATGCCAGGGTCGTGCAGAAGCTGGGCTTCCCAGCCAAGTTCCTGGACTTCAAGATCCAGAACATGGTGGGCAGCTGTGACGTGAAGTTCCCCATCCGGCTGGAAGGCCTCGTGCTGACCCACCAGCAGTTCAGCAG TTATGAGCCAGAGTTATTTCCTGGTTTAATCTACAGAATGATCAAACCCAGAATTGTTctccttatttttgtttctggaaaAGTTGTACTAACAG GTGCTAAGGTCAGAGCAGAAATTTATGAAGCCTTTGAAAACATCTACCCGATCCTCAAGGGCTTCAGGAAGACCACGTAA